From the genome of Streptomyces ficellus:
TCCAGGCCGGCCTCGGGCAGCGGGTTCACCGAGATGATCCGCGCGCCGGACGCCTTGGCCTTCTCCAGCGCGGACAGCATGCGGGGGTGGTTCGTGCCCGGGTTCTGCCCGGCCACGATGATCAGGTCCGCGCGGTGCAGGTCCTCCAGCGAGACGCTGCCCTTGCCGATGCCGATGGTCTCCGTGAGCGCCGAGCCGGACGACTCGTGGCACATGTTGGAGCAGTCGGGGAGGTTGTTGGTGCCGAACTCGCGGGCGAAGAGCTGGAGCAGGAACGCGGCCTCGTTGCTGGTGCGGCCCGAGGTGTAGAAGACGGCCTCGTCGGGCGAGCCGAGCGCGGTCAGCTCCTCCGCGATGATCGAGAAGGCCCGCTCCCAGCTCACCGGCTCGTACCGGTCGGCGCCCTCCGCCGCGTACACGGGCTGGGTGATGCGGCCCTGCTGCCCCAGCCAGTACCCGCTGCGGGTGGCGAGGTCCGCGATCGGGTGGGCGGCGAAGAACTCCGGCGTCACCCGGCGCAGCGTCGCCTCCTCGGCCACCGCCTTCGCCCCGTTCTCGCAGAACTCCGCGACGTGCCGCTTGTCGCCCTCGGGCCAGGCGCAGCCGGGACAGTCGAAGCCGTCCTTCTGGTTGACCTTGAGCAGCGTCCGGGCGGTGCGGCGGACACCCATCTGCTGCCGGGACATCCGCAGCGTGTGCCCGATCGCGGGGAGCCCGGCCGCGGCGTGCTGTGGCGGCGCGACCTGCGGCGCGTCCTGGACCGGATCACCCTTGGGCGGCTTGCTGGCCATCGCGCTCTCCCTTGAGCGGTCGTGTCCGACGGACTTCTCGGCTGTACGTCTCCGATCCTGTCACGCGGCACCGACAGCGGCGGACTCCAGGCCCGCTCGGTCGGGATTGTCAGTGGTCCGTGGCAGGATCGTCCCCGTGGTAGAGACAGCATCGAAGAAGACCGACGACAACCGTCCGCGCCTGCTCCTCATGGACGGGCACTCCCTGGCGTACCGGGCGTTCTTCGCGCTGCCCGCGGAGAACTTCACCACCGCGAGCGGCCAGACGACCAACGCCATCTACGGCTTCGCGTCGATGCTGGCGAACACGCTGCGCGACGAGTCGCCCACGCACTTCGCGGTGGCCTTCGACGTGTCCCGCAAGACCTGGCGCTCGGCGGACTTCCCCGAGTACAAGGCGAACCGCTCCAAGACCCCCGACGAGTTCAAGGGCCAGGTCGAGCTGATCGGCGAGCTGCTCGACACGATGAACGCGGAGCGGTTCGCGGTCGACGGCTTCGAGGCGGACGACGTCATCGCGACCCTGGCCACCCAGGCCGAGGCGGCGGGCTTCGAGGTGCTGATCGTCACCGGTGACCGGGACTCCTTCCAGCTCGTCTCCGACCACATCACCGTGCTCTACCCCACCAAGGGCGTCTCCGAGCTGACCCGGTTCACCCCGGAGAAGGTCCAGGAGAAGTACGGACTGACCCCGTCGCAGTACCCCGACTTCGCCGCCCTGCGCGGCGACCCGTCGGACAACCTGCCGGGCATCCCCGGCGTCGGCGAGAAGACCGCCACCAAGTGGATCACCCAGTTCGGTTCGTTCGCGGAGCTGGTCGAGCGCGCCGACGAGGTCAAGGGCAAGGTCGGGCAGGCGCTGCGCGACCACCTGGAGTCGGTCAAGCTCAACCGTCACCTCACGGAGCTGGTCCGTGACGTGGAGCTGCCGAAGTCCGTCCCGGACCTGGAGCGCAGGCCGTACGACAGGACGGCGCTGAAGGGGTTCCTCGAGGTCCTGGAGATCCGCAACCCGAGCCTGCGCGAGCGGCTCCTCGCCGTCGACCCCGGCGCGGAGGAGGACGAGGCCCCGGCCCCGGCCGCCGGCGTCGAGCTGAACGGCTCGGTGCTGGGCGCCGGCGAGGTCGCCGGCTGGCTGGAGCGGCACGGCGGGCAGCCGCTCGGCGTGGCCACCGTCGCCACCTGGGCCCTGGGTGTGGGCAATGTCGCCGAGGTCGCGCTGGCCGCCGCCGACGGCGAGGCGGCCTGGTTCGACACCACGCAGCTGGACGAGGACGACGAGCGGGCCTTCGCCGGCTGGCTCGCCGACCCCGCCCGGCCGAAGATCATGCACAGTGCCAAGGAGGCGCTGCGGGTCTTCCCCGAGCACGGCTGGCACATCGAGGGCATCACCATGGACACGGCCCTCGCCGCCTACCTGGTCAAGCCCGGCCGCCGGTCCTTCGCGCTGGACGCCCTGTCCGTCGAGTACCTGCACCGCGAGCTGGCCCCCGCCGCGGCCGACGGGCAGCTCGCCTTCGGCACCGACGAGCAGGCCGAGGCCGACGCCCTGATGTCCCAGGCCCGCGCGGTCCTGGACCTCGGCGAGGCGTTCGCCGGGAAGCTGGAGGAGGTCGGCGCCACCCGGCTCCTGCACGAGGTGGAACTGCCGACCTCGCTGCTCCTCGCCCGGATGGAGCGGCACGGCATCTTCGCCGACCGCGCCCACCTGGAGGCGATGGAGCAGCAGTTCGCGGGCGCCGTGCAGCAGGCCGTGAAGGAGGCCCACGCCTCCGTCGGGCACGAGTTCAACCTCGGCTCGCCCAAGCAGCTCCAGGAGGTCCTCTTCGGCGAGCTGAACCTGCCCAAGACGAAGAAGACCAAGACCGGTTACACCACGGACGCCGACGCGCTCGCCTGGCTGGCCGCCCAGACCGAGCACGAACTGCCGGTCATCATGCTCCGCCACCGCGAGCAGGCCCGGCTGCGCTCCACGGTCGAGGGCCTCATCAAGACCATCGCGGCGGACGGCCGGATCCACACCACCTTCAGCCAGACGGTCGCGGCGACGGGTCGCCTGTCCTCCACGGACCCCAACCTCCAGAACGTGCCGGTGCGCACCGACGAGGGCCGCGCCATCCGGCACGGCTTCGTCGTCGGCGAGGGCTTCGAGTCCCTGATGACGGCCGACTACAGCCAGATCGAACTGCGCGTGATGGCCCACCTGTCGGAGGACGAGGGCCTGATCGAGGCGTTCCTCTCCGGCGAGGACCTGCACACCACCGTCGCTTCCCAGGTGTTCTCGGTGGAGCGGTCCGCCGTCGACGCCGAAATGCGCCGCAAGATCAAGGCCATGTCCTACGGCCTGGCGTACGGCCTGTCCGCCTTCGGACTCTCCCAGCAGCTGAACATCGAGGCGGGCGAGGCCCGGGCCCTGATGGACACCTACTTCGAGCGGTTCGGCGGCGTGCGGGACTACCTGCGCCGGGTCGTCGACGAGGCGCGCGCCACCGGGTACACGGAGACCATGCTCGGCCGCCGCCGGTACCTGCCGGACCTGAACAGCGACAACCGCCAGCGCCGCGAGGCCGCGGAGCGGATGGCGCTCAACGCCCCGATCCAGGGCACGGCCGCCGACATCGTGAAGGTCGCGATGCTGGGCGTCGGGCGGGCGCTGCGCGAGGCGGACCTGAACACCCGGATGCTCCTCCAGGTCCACGACGAAATCGTGCTGGAGGTCGCCCCCGGCGAGCGCGACCGGGTCGAGGAGCTCGTCCGCCACGAGATGTCCACGGCGGTCGAACTCCGTGCCCCGCTGGACGTCTCGGTGGGCGTCGGCCCCGACTGGGACTCCGCCGCGCACTGACGCCCGGCCCCCGGCGGGCGGCGCGCCCCGGCCCCGTACCGGACGCGCCGCCCCCGGGCGTCGCGCCGCCCCCAGCCGGCGCCCGGGGGCGGCGGGCCCGCCCTCCCTAGCGGGCCGACCGCAGGCGCATGCCGGCGCCGTACAGGAGCAGCCCCGCCGCCAGTCCGGCGCCCGCTCCGAAACACGCCGTCGGGATGATGTCCAGCGGCGTCTCGATCCGTCCCCAGTACGCGTACCAGCGCGCGCACCGGTGCACGATCCCCACCGTCACGCACGCCCCGAGCAGCCCCGCCGCCAGCCACCTGCCCCGCCGGTCCAGCACCGGCACCGACGCCGGAGCGCACCCGGCCGCCTCCGGCGGAACCCGCCGCAGCGCACCGCCCACGAACCACACCAGCACCACCAGCGCCACGGCCGACCCGCCGTACTGCGCGTACAGGTAGACCGGGAACCCGGCCACCACGTCCCCGAGCACGGGCAGCAGCTTCGTACCCCACCGGTCCGCGTGCGTGAACAGGTCCCACACCACGTGCGTCGTCGCCCCGATGACCGCCGAGACGTAGAACCGGGCCGCCAGCAGCAGCGGGGGCCGGTCGCGCCACGACTCCCCGCGTACCAGCGCGTGCACCCGCCCCTGCGCACGGGCCGGCACCAGCGCCAGCAGCGGCTCACGCACCATCAGCCACACCGCCACCAGCGCCGCGGTGATCAGGACGTCGGCGGTGAGGATGCCCAACAGGCCGTGCGTGACCTCGCCGAAGAGCATCGCCCCCGGAATCGCGGTGTCCGCGAAGTACGTCATGTCGGGCGCGAACGACCCCATGACG
Proteins encoded in this window:
- a CDS encoding DUF4184 family protein; this encodes MPFTLSHAAAVLPGIRRSGTARGPLVASALVMGSFAPDMTYFADTAIPGAMLFGEVTHGLLGILTADVLITAALVAVWLMVREPLLALVPARAQGRVHALVRGESWRDRPPLLLAARFYVSAVIGATTHVVWDLFTHADRWGTKLLPVLGDVVAGFPVYLYAQYGGSAVALVVLVWFVGGALRRVPPEAAGCAPASVPVLDRRGRWLAAGLLGACVTVGIVHRCARWYAYWGRIETPLDIIPTACFGAGAGLAAGLLLYGAGMRLRSAR
- the polA gene encoding DNA polymerase I, with product MDGHSLAYRAFFALPAENFTTASGQTTNAIYGFASMLANTLRDESPTHFAVAFDVSRKTWRSADFPEYKANRSKTPDEFKGQVELIGELLDTMNAERFAVDGFEADDVIATLATQAEAAGFEVLIVTGDRDSFQLVSDHITVLYPTKGVSELTRFTPEKVQEKYGLTPSQYPDFAALRGDPSDNLPGIPGVGEKTATKWITQFGSFAELVERADEVKGKVGQALRDHLESVKLNRHLTELVRDVELPKSVPDLERRPYDRTALKGFLEVLEIRNPSLRERLLAVDPGAEEDEAPAPAAGVELNGSVLGAGEVAGWLERHGGQPLGVATVATWALGVGNVAEVALAAADGEAAWFDTTQLDEDDERAFAGWLADPARPKIMHSAKEALRVFPEHGWHIEGITMDTALAAYLVKPGRRSFALDALSVEYLHRELAPAAADGQLAFGTDEQAEADALMSQARAVLDLGEAFAGKLEEVGATRLLHEVELPTSLLLARMERHGIFADRAHLEAMEQQFAGAVQQAVKEAHASVGHEFNLGSPKQLQEVLFGELNLPKTKKTKTGYTTDADALAWLAAQTEHELPVIMLRHREQARLRSTVEGLIKTIAADGRIHTTFSQTVAATGRLSSTDPNLQNVPVRTDEGRAIRHGFVVGEGFESLMTADYSQIELRVMAHLSEDEGLIEAFLSGEDLHTTVASQVFSVERSAVDAEMRRKIKAMSYGLAYGLSAFGLSQQLNIEAGEARALMDTYFERFGGVRDYLRRVVDEARATGYTETMLGRRRYLPDLNSDNRQRREAAERMALNAPIQGTAADIVKVAMLGVGRALREADLNTRMLLQVHDEIVLEVAPGERDRVEELVRHEMSTAVELRAPLDVSVGVGPDWDSAAH